One Yimella lutea DNA window includes the following coding sequences:
- a CDS encoding class I SAM-dependent methyltransferase, with protein MEEQLLERWRAEERDQPEGWDFSSLDDRMTESQEPWDLDAQYRQALGNAQHVLDMGTGGGEYLLRFADLLPADTTATEGWQPNISVAQRNLAPHGIEVIEYGAPDEDVDSVRMPFADDRFDLVLNRHESYSPHELARVIAPGGTVLTQQVGGDECAEIGGWFGQAAALPHVNFAQFREELQDAGFSAVDGAEHVGVYTFEDVAALLAYLQLVPWETPDDFSVDRYQDRLLDLHRRSSGGPITMTRKRFWLKGVRQ; from the coding sequence GTGGAAGAGCAACTACTGGAGCGCTGGCGAGCCGAAGAACGCGACCAACCCGAGGGCTGGGACTTCTCCTCCTTGGATGACCGGATGACCGAGTCGCAGGAGCCGTGGGATCTCGACGCTCAGTACCGTCAAGCTCTGGGCAACGCTCAGCACGTGCTCGACATGGGGACGGGCGGTGGCGAGTACCTCCTCCGGTTCGCCGATCTTCTTCCCGCCGACACCACCGCTACTGAGGGTTGGCAGCCGAACATCTCTGTCGCACAGCGCAATCTCGCCCCGCACGGCATCGAGGTCATCGAGTACGGCGCGCCGGACGAGGACGTCGACTCGGTGCGAATGCCGTTCGCCGACGACCGTTTCGACTTGGTCCTCAACCGCCACGAGTCGTACTCGCCTCATGAGTTGGCACGCGTGATTGCGCCGGGCGGCACCGTGCTGACCCAGCAGGTCGGCGGCGACGAGTGCGCGGAGATCGGCGGGTGGTTCGGCCAGGCTGCAGCCCTCCCCCACGTGAACTTCGCACAGTTCCGAGAAGAACTGCAGGACGCCGGCTTCTCGGCGGTCGACGGGGCCGAACACGTCGGCGTCTACACCTTCGAAGATGTCGCTGCGCTGCTCGCCTACCTGCAACTCGTGCCATGGGAGACACCCGACGACTTCAGCGTCGACCGGTACCAGGATCGACTGCTCGACCTCCACCGACGAAGTTCCGGCGG